In Corylus avellana chromosome ca2, CavTom2PMs-1.0, the following proteins share a genomic window:
- the LOC132168571 gene encoding putative U-box domain-containing protein 50: MDAEAEKVYVAIGNDLQDGFKTLEWALRKWNSLPISIVILHITYNMSMDFVYTPFGKLPASVVSEEKLEVLRRFEQEKIDKFLSKYIAFCGKVKAEILKVEKYDEPIQKLILDLISGLQITKLVMGFTFMKSSSWKSKNTISRSFYIHQHKPEFCEFYIICGGKQVFLRGHNDEGTMEDDEGVMAANMREKASLRGWLGRLFADTPDRNSRSSSTLQSPNSQNEWESHAQEIESYFQQLLSSDFDGDDPALENDGFQISPESDMSENTYANMSPREKIESLRSKISEAQQEIQLKRKEAKDNIEKHAKAKWVISLSIHRAEELEAGIKEEAKNRSELEKELDAEKEQMNEVINDIEESKSRLSSLLQLQTELSSKLQMSTLAKTHSETQLEKQVTTRAEMVREIEELRRQRDVLNRRIEFCREKDAIGMATKLDELRCGFREYTAEEIRSATGDFSESTRLKSGGDWTNVYRGRMKHGTVAVKMLTSTSDISQEVFQAKVDLLGNIRHPHLVAMIGLCSELKCIVFEYMHNGSLRDVLSSSHTRRSSGQRNRALGWQDRIRIATQVCLGLSFLHLVRPRPIVHGSLTSSNILLDRNRVAKISGYGPSEAHDECDVGVDIRGFGGVMLHLLTGRNWAGLVEEAMAMGSAGLAQVLDEVAGDWPLDLAEEFAGLGLRCLSNTGLSMTRVMEELNKMKNKSDEVMGRGGGGGGGSGPVINGGDSYDIPRAFLCPIFQDIMKNPHVAADGFSYEQEAIMEWLERGRHTSPMTNLRLNHTQLSPNHALRSLIEDWQNNIFTTASLQL; encoded by the exons ATGGATGCTGAAGCAGAGAAAGTCTATGTTGCTATTGGGAATGATTTACAAGATGGATTCAAGACCTTGGAGTGGGCGCTTAGGAAATGGAATTCTCTTCCGATCTCCATCGTCATTCTCCATATAACTTACAACATGTCCATGGATTTTGTTTACACCCCAT TTGGGAAGCTGCCGGCAAGCGTTGTGAGTGAAGAGAAACTAGAAGTTCTTAGGAGGTTCGAGCAAGAAAAGATTGATAAGTTCCTTTCCAAGTACATAGCTTTCTGTGGCAAG GTAAAGGCTGAGATATTGAAAGTCGAGAAATATGATGAACCTATTCAGAAGCTCATTCTAGATTTGATTTCTGGCCTCCAAATAACCAAACTAGTCATGGGGTTTACATTCATGAAGTCCTCATCGTG GAAATCAAAGAACACGATTAGTCGGTCATTTTACATTCATCAGCACAAGCCCGAATTTTGTGAATTTTACATAATTTGTGGAGGAAAGCAGGTGTTCCTCAGAGGACACAATGATGAAGGAACCATGGAAGATGATGAAGGAGTTATGGCTGCAAATATGAGAGAAAAGGCTTCTCTCAGAGGTTGGCTTGGAAGACTGTTTGCCGATACTCCAGATAGAAATTCTCGTAGCTCATCCACTTTGCAGTCACCCAATTCACAAAATGAGTGGGAAAGTCATGCCCAAGAAATTGAAAGCTATTTCCAGCAATTGTTGTCTTCAGATTTTGATGGAGATGATCCTGCCCTGGAGAATGACGGTTTCCAGATCAGCCCAGAGTCAGATATGTCGGAAAACACTTATGCCAACATG AGTCCCAGAGAAAAAATCGAATCTCTAAGAAGTAAAATCAGTGAAGCCCAGCAGGAAATCCAGTTGAAGAGAAAAGAAGCCAAGGACAACATTGAAAAGCATGCAAAAGCTAAATGGGTCATTTCTTTAAGCATTCATcgg GCTGAAGAACTTGAAGCTGGGATAAAAGAGGAGGCTAAAAATCGATCAGAGTTGGAGAAAGAATTAGATGCTGAAAAAGAACAGATGAACGAAGTAATAAACGACATTGAAGAAAGCAAGAGCAGGCTAAGCTCACTTTTACAGCTCCAAACCGAGCTCTCTAGCAAGCTTCAGATGTCCACATTGGCAAAGACACACTCAGAGACCCAGCTGGAAAAGCAAGTGACGACAAGGGCGGAGATGGTTAGGGAGATCGAGGAGCTGCGGCGGCAGAGAGATGTGCTCAACCGGAGGATTGAGTTTTGCAGAGAAAAAGACGCCATTGGAATGGCTACAAAGCTTGATGAATTGAGATGTGGTTTTAGGGAGTACACGGCCGAGGAGATCAGATCAGCCACTGGGGATTTTTCAGAGAGTACGAGGTTGAAATCTGGAGGGGACTGGACCAATGTGTATCGAGGGCGCATGAAGCATGGCACAGTTGCAGTCAAAATGCTCACTTCAACCTCTGACATATCCCAAGAAGTTTTCCAAGCTAAG GTGGATCTACTTGGCAATATCCGACACCCGCATTTGGTTGCCATGATTGGCTTGTGTTCCGAGCTAAAATGCATTGTGTTTGAGTACATGCACAATGGTAGCTTACGAGACGTGTTATCTTCCTCCCACACCCGCAGAAGCTCTGGGCAAAGAAACCGGGCCCTCGGGTGGCAGGATCGGATCCGAATTGCCACCCAGGTTTGCTTGGGCCTGAGCTTCCTCCACTTGGTCCGGCCCAGGCCCATTGTTCACGGCAGCCTCACCTCCTCCAACATCCTCCTTGATCGCAATCGTGTGGCAAAGATCAGTGGTTATGGGCCCTCAGAGGCCCATGATGAATGCGACGTGGGAGTGGATATTCGGGGTTTTGGGGGTGTAATGCTACATCTTCTAACGGGGAGAAACTGGGCCGGTTTGGTTGAGGAGGCAATGGCAATGGGCAGTGCAGGGCTGGCCCAGGTTCTGGATGAGGTGGCTGGAGATTGGCCGTTGGATCTGGCAGAGGAGTTTGCGGGGTTAGGACTGAGGTGTTTGTCCAATACAGGGTTGAGCATGACAAGGGTAATGGAAGAGCTGAACAAGATGAAGAACAAGAGTGATGAGGTAATGGGAAGaggcggaggaggaggaggaggatctGGGCCTGTCATCAATGGAGGTGACTCATATGATATACCCAGAGCTTTCCTCTGCCCCATTTTTCAG GATATAATGAAGAACCCGCACGTGGCAGCGGATGGATTTTCATATGAGCAAGAAGCAATAATGGAATGGCTAGAAAGGGGGCGTCATACGTCACCCATGACAAACTTACGTCTCAACCACACACAGCTCTCCCCCAACCACGCCCTTCGTTCCCTCATTGAGGATTGGCAAAATAACATTTTCACTACTGCCTCCCTACAACtctaa
- the LOC132171254 gene encoding AP2-like ethylene-responsive transcription factor AIL6 has translation MAPASNWLSFSLSPMEMLRSSESQYITYESSSTASPHYLIDNFYANGWTNPKSQVFCTEGEENQAKTSLADSSILTSFIDPHSQNHPVPKLEDFLGDSSSMVRYSDSQTETQDSSLTQIYDQGSAYFNEQQDLKALAGFQAFSTNSGSEVDDSASVPRTQLACGEFAGQSIESAGSELGFSNCAKGALSLGVTQSSEKAAIVTAEPDSTKKIADTFGQRTSIYRGVTRHRWTGRYEAHLWDNSCRREGQARKGRQVYLGGYDKEEKAARAYDLAALKYWGSSATTNFPVSNYAKEVEEMKHVSKQEFIASLRRKSSGFSRGASIYRGVTRHHQQGRWQARIGRVAGNKDLYLGTFATEEEAAEAYDIAAIKFRGANAVTNFEMNRYDVEAIGKSSLPIGGAAKRLKLESEQKPSLSHTHHQQPQCSSGSNSINFAAIQPLPPISSIPCGIPIDAATAFYHHQLLQHFQPNNIIGGSASESPGSSTTATPVNHIFPAAAAEFFLWPHHHQPY, from the exons ATGGCTCCAGCGAGTAATTGGTTATCTTTCTCGCTGTCTCCGATGGAAATGCTGAGGTCCTCCGAGTCTCAGTACATCACCTATGAGAGCTCCTCCACTGCCTCTCCTCACTACTTGATCGATAACTTCTATGCAAACG GCTGGACAAATCCCAAGTCCCAAGTGTTCTGCACCGAAGGAGAAGAAAACCAAGCCAAAACAAGCTTAGCAGACTCGTCTATTCTCACCAGCTTCATTGACCCACACAGCCAAAACCATCCGGTTCCAAAGCTAGAAGACTTTCTGGGCGACTCGTCGTCGATGGTCCGGTACTCCGACAGCCAAACGGAGACTCAGGACTCGTCGCTGACCCAAATCTACGACCAGGGCTCAGCCTACTTCAACGAGCAACAAGATCTCAAAGCACTCGCCGGGTTCCAAGCTTTTTCTACGAACTCGGGCTCGGAAGTGGATGACTCGGCGTCAGTCCCTAGGACTCAGCTCGCTTGTGGGGAGTTTGCGGGTCAGTCGATTGAGTCAGCTGGGAGCGAGTTGGGGTTCTCAAACTGTGCCAAGGGGGCTCTGTCTCTTGGGGTCACTCAGAGCTCTGAGAAGGCCGCCATTGTCACGGCTGAGCCTGATAGCACTAAGAAGATAGCTGATACTTTTGGTCAGCGAACTTCAATCTACAGAGGGGTCACCag ACACAGGTGGACGGGTAGATATGAAGCGCATCTATGGGACAACAGCTGTAGAAGGGAGGGTCAGGCTAGAAAGGGACGTCAAG TATACTTGg GTGGATATGACAAGGAAGAAAAGGCAGCTAGAGCTTATGATTTGGCAGCACTAAAATACTGGGGTTCCTCTGCAACCACCAACTTCCCT GTCTCGAATTATGCCAAAGAAGTGGAAGAGATGAAACATGTGAGCAAGCAAGAATTCATTGCATCTCTAAGAAG GAAAAGTAGCGGTTTTTCAAGGGGAGCCTCTATATACAGGGGTGTAACAAG GCATCATCAGCAGGGTCGTTGGCAGGCGAGGATAGGCCGAGTTGCCGGAAACAAAGACTTGTATCTTGGAACTTTTG CCACTGAAGAGGAAGCTGCAGAGGCATATGATATTGCAGCCATAAAGTTTAGGGGTGCAAATGCTGTGACAAATTTTGAGATGAACAGGTATGATGTGGAAGCAATTGGCAAGAGTTCTCTACCCATAGGTGGGGCAGCCAAGCGGTTGAAGCTCGAATCGGAGCAAAAACCATCTCTAAGCCACACTCATCATCAGCAACCCCAGTGCAGCAGCGGCAGCAACAGTATCAATTTTGCTGCCATTCAGCCACTCCCTCCAATTTCTTCCATTCCTTGTGGAATCCCAATTGATGCCGCAACGGCATTCTATCATCACCAATTGTTGCAGCACTTTCAACCTAACAACATCATCGGAGGCAGCGCTTCTGAGTCCCCGGGGTCGTCGACTACCGCAACTCCAGTTAATCATATATTTCCGGCAGCAGCAGCTGAGTTTTTCTTGTGGCCTCACCATCACCAGCCCTATTGA